The Nitrospiria bacterium sequence CCACGATCACCTGGGCACAGGAGACATCGGGACGGGGCTTGGATAAAATCACGGCGGAGGCCCGGGTGTCTCGGAGCAGGGTGGCATATTTGGCATTGGCCAAAAACGTGATTTCCCCGGGCCGGGCTTCCTTGATCCCGGCCGCGCCGTGAATCAGCACGGCGGGGTCGCCGAGAAGGCGCCCGTCGACCGCTTCGGCCAGTTCTTTCAGTGCGACCGATTTCATGTCCCGCGTTTCTCCGAGCCGTTCGGGTCAGGGGAAGGATTTCTCAAACTCTTTCTCCACCAAAGATGTGAGATCGAGCGACTCCTTGGCGTAGAGCAAGACGCCGCCTTCGGCATTCCGGTCGATGATATAGGTATATCCGTCCCGTTCGGCCACTGTTTTTACGACGCCCTCGAGATCCTTGTTGAAGTTGTCAAGAATCTCTTTTTTCTTGTCCTGGACTTCCTTGTTCAGTTCGCCCGCCCGCTTCTGGTATTCCACCACCTTTTTTTGCAAGGCCTCCTCTTTCTCGCGACGGGCGTCGGGACTCAACACCGCGGACTGCCGGGTGAGATCGTCCTGGAGTTGCTTGATTTCGGACTCGTCGAGATCAATGATCTTCTGACGGCTTTTTACAAACTCTTCCATGTCGGATTTGGCCTTCTTCCCGGCCTTGGTATCGTCCAGGACTTTCTGCGCATCCACGTATCCGATCTTGATGGAATCCGCCGATTGAACCGGCGCGGCGGCCAACAACAGGCAGCCGAGGAACAAACCGACGGACGCTCCAATTTTCCCCTTGTTCGATACCGCTTCTTGCATATTCTTTCTCCTTTCCGACATGAGCTCCTCATATTTCTTAGAATAATGTTCCGATGGTAAATTCCACGGCGCTGTGCGCTTCGGTTCCCTGGGGATGCAGATTGTATCCCCACTCCAGACGCAACGGCCCGATGGGCGATATCCAGCGGAGTTCAATTCCCGTACCGTATCGAAGGGCCCTGAGCAAAACCGGCTCGTCATCGTCAAACGCGCGCCCGGCATCGAAGAAAAGCACTCCCTTGACTTTGGCTTCCGGCACCAGCGGGAAGATGTATTCGGCATTGAAGACGAGTTCCTTGTTCCCGCCGAGAACCTCGTTCGTGGCGGGATCGACCGGACCGGCCCGTCCGAATTTAAAACCGCGCACCGTATTGATGCCGCCGACATAGAAACGTTCCGGAATCGGGAGTTCGGTCCCTTGCATGCCGTGAGCATAGCCGAACAGGCTGTGCAACGAGAAAACGGTATCCCAAAAAAGCGGGTAAAACTGGCCCCCATCCACCGTGGTCTTTACAAAATTATTGTTTCCGCCCAGATACTGGCTGGCGTATTGAACCGTCAACGCCGTTCGCGTTCCTTCCTTGGGATCAAAGTAAAAATCCCTCGTGTCCCGCGCCAGGGTTCCTCCGACGCTTCCGGTCACCGACTTTCCCGATTGTTCCTGGATTCGCAAAGGAGCCACTGAAGTCAGATGAAAGACATCCAAAGTCTCCAACGTATAATTCATAGTCCCGGTGATATATTCGGTGAAGTATTTCCCCAATACGACGTCTCCCCCGATCGTTTTTTCACTGTAGGAATCGAAATCCCGCCTTTGGTTAAACAGATCCACGGTTCCGGACACCGGATGGTCGAACATGTACG is a genomic window containing:
- a CDS encoding OmpH family outer membrane protein, which gives rise to MQEAVSNKGKIGASVGLFLGCLLLAAAPVQSADSIKIGYVDAQKVLDDTKAGKKAKSDMEEFVKSRQKIIDLDESEIKQLQDDLTRQSAVLSPDARREKEEALQKKVVEYQKRAGELNKEVQDKKKEILDNFNKDLEGVVKTVAERDGYTYIIDRNAEGGVLLYAKESLDLTSLVEKEFEKSFP